In Ascaphus truei isolate aAscTru1 chromosome 7, aAscTru1.hap1, whole genome shotgun sequence, one genomic interval encodes:
- the KCNJ9 gene encoding G protein-activated inward rectifier potassium channel 3 → MAKDNSVFTSVPEATKTNAKSSSFSQPSKLSEKAEKADRKLRRRQRYVEKDGRCNVQHGNVRETYRYLTDIFTTLVDLKWRVSLLVFILAYAITWLFFGVIWWFIAYCRGDLDHLGDQAWTPCVNNLNGFVSAFLFSIETETTIGYGHRVITDKCPEGIVLLLLQAILGSMVNAFMVGCMFVKISQPNKRAETLVFSSHAVISLRDDRLCLMFRVGDLRNSHIVEASIRTKLIKSKQTQEGEFIPLNQTDMNVGFETGDDRLFLVSPLIISHEINEHSPFWEVSKRQLEKDEFEIVVILEGMVEATGMTCQARSSYLVDEVLWGHRFMSVLSLEDGFYEVDYNTFHQTFEVPTPPCSARELAEAAARIDAHLYWSIPSQLDEKVEEGTEKEDVDKERNGSLNSSESERMLVE, encoded by the exons ATGGCTAAAGATAACAGTGTATTCACCTCGGTTCCAGAGGCAACAAAGACCAATGCTAAATCTTCATCCTTCTCACAACCTTCTAAGCTGTCCGAAAAAGCAGAGAAAGCAGACAGAAAGCTGAGGCGCCGCCAGCGCTATGTGGAGAAGGATGGTCGGTGTAACGTCCAGCATGGAAATGTTCGGGAGACTTATCGGTACTTGACAGACATCTTCACCACCTTGGTGGACCTAAAGTGGAGGGTCAGCCTCCTGGTCTTTATCCTCGCTTATGCCATCACCTGGCTCTTTTTTGGTGTCATCTGGTGGTTTATCGCATACTGCCGCGGGGACCTGGATCACTTGGGGGACCAAGCATGGACACCCTGCGTCAACAACCTCAATGGCTTTGTCTCTGCATTCCTCTTTTCCATTGAGACAGAGACAACCATTGGCTACGGGCACCGGGTGATCACAGATAAGTGCCCCGAGGGCATTGTGCTGCTCCTCCTCCAGGCAATCTTGGGCTCTATGGTAAACGCCTTTATGGTGGGCTGCATGTTCGTAAAGATCTCCCAGCCCAACAAGAGGGCAGAGACGCTGGTGTTTTCCTCACATGCGGTAATCTCTCTACGGGACGACAGGCTCTGCCTCATGTTCCGAGTGGGAGACCTGCGCAACTCGCACATTGTGGAGGCCTCTATCAGAACCAAGCTCATCAAATCCAAACAGACGCAGGAGGGGGAGTTCATCCCACTCAACCAGACGGACATGAACGTGGGGTTTGAGACAGGAGATGACCGCCTCTTCTTGGTCTCGCCCCTCATCATCAGCCACGAAATTAACGAGCACAGCCCCTTCTGGGAGGTGTCCAAGCGGCAGCTGGAGAAGGATGAGTTTGAGATTGTTGTGATCCTGGAAGGCATGGTGGAAGCTACAG GAATGACGTGCCAGGCGCGGAGCTCTTACCTGGTAGATGAGGTGCTCTGGGGACATCGCTTCATGTCCGTGTTAAGCCTAGAGGATGGTTTCTATGAGGTTGATTACAACACATTCCATCAGACTTTTGAGGTTCCCACTCCCCCTTGCAGCGCCAGGGAGCTTGCCGAGGCTGCAGCACGGATAGACGCCCACCTCTACTGGTCTATCCCCAGCCAGCTAGATGAGAAGGTGGAGGAAGGGACAGAGAAAGAGGACGTGGACAAGGAGAGAAACGGGAGCTTAAATAGTTCCGAGAGTGAGCGCATGCTTGTGGAGTGA